In the Arthrobacter sp. 31Y genome, one interval contains:
- a CDS encoding carbohydrate ABC transporter permease, which produces MTKQLMTKKSSSTVERVNWPATTVLVLCAVTVLLPLYVTVSMAFKTQGQAVDGNAFSFPAPFSLDGFFQAWTLTNFPVGAAMSLLVTAGTVLATIVLAAFASYAIVRNWERRLFRYSFFYLLGAMFIPFPVVALPQIQLTGRLGLDNPFGVILLATMFQLSFSVLLFTAFLRSIPMELEESARIDGATTWQTFWKLIFPLLAPMSATVGIFAFLYAWNDFMMPSLIISDPAMQTLPVRQNLFQTQFSNNYHVSFASYLMAMAPAIVAYLFTQRWVMAGVTQGAVKG; this is translated from the coding sequence ATGACCAAGCAACTGATGACCAAGAAATCCAGCTCCACAGTTGAACGTGTGAACTGGCCGGCAACCACCGTCCTGGTCCTGTGCGCGGTGACAGTGCTCCTTCCCCTGTATGTGACAGTCTCCATGGCGTTCAAGACCCAGGGGCAGGCTGTGGATGGAAACGCCTTTTCCTTCCCGGCGCCGTTCAGTCTTGACGGCTTCTTCCAGGCCTGGACCTTGACGAACTTCCCGGTGGGTGCCGCGATGTCTCTGCTGGTGACAGCGGGGACCGTCCTTGCCACGATCGTGCTTGCTGCTTTCGCTTCCTACGCGATTGTGCGGAACTGGGAACGGAGGCTTTTCAGGTACTCGTTCTTCTACCTTCTGGGGGCCATGTTCATTCCCTTCCCTGTGGTTGCCTTGCCGCAGATCCAGCTCACAGGACGCCTCGGCTTGGATAACCCGTTCGGCGTCATCCTGCTGGCCACCATGTTTCAGTTGAGCTTCAGTGTGCTGCTCTTCACGGCGTTCCTTCGTTCCATCCCCATGGAGTTGGAAGAGAGCGCCAGGATCGACGGCGCTACTACTTGGCAGACCTTCTGGAAGCTCATCTTTCCTTTGCTGGCGCCGATGAGCGCCACCGTGGGGATCTTCGCTTTCCTCTATGCGTGGAATGACTTCATGATGCCGTCGCTGATTATTTCCGATCCGGCCATGCAAACGCTTCCCGTCCGGCAGAACCTTTTCCAGACGCAGTTCAGCAACAACTATCACGTGTCCTTCGCCTCGTATCTGATGGCTATGGCGCCGGCGATCGTTGCTTACCTGTTCACCCAGCGTTGGGTGATGGCCGGTGTGACGCAGGGTGCTGTTAAGGGCTGA
- a CDS encoding glycoside hydrolase family 13 protein, translated as MSTSATQAHRTGTDRMSDPNWWRQAAVYQIYPRSFSDANGDGLGDIKGVTAKVPYLKELGIDAVWLSPFYPSALADGGYDVDDYRNVDPKLGTLEDFDEMAAALHAAGIKIVVDIVPNHSSDRHEWFKEALASPKGSAARERYIFRDGRGENGELPPSDWDSVFGGPIWDRITEPDGTPGQWYMHIFAKEQPDFNWENPEIREDFLKTLRFWSDRGVDGFRIDVAHGMAKDLSEPLPMKADLEAKAHGTDGFADGSHPFWDRDEVHEVYAEWRKLFNEYNPPRTAVAEAWVHETRRARYASPEGLGQAFNFDLLQSDFDAASFKKIITDNLVAAKESGASSTWVFSNHDVVRHATRYGLPKGGSVAQGTNAAQDVTGGTKGQDGKGWLLAGAPAEELDVELGLRRARAATLLLLALPGSAYLYQGEELGLREVSEIPDAERQDPSFFRNPGVEIGRDGCRVPLPWTAEGSSFGFGAGGAHLPQPEWFQDYAVAKQEGVEGSTLELYREALRLRSDLQADEELEWVETGNQDVLHFSRPGGWHTVTNFGSDPVELPEGGVVVSSGPLDNGKLPADTTAWVVRNS; from the coding sequence GTGAGCACTTCCGCCACACAGGCACACCGTACCGGCACCGACCGTATGTCCGATCCGAACTGGTGGCGCCAGGCTGCTGTCTACCAGATCTATCCGCGCAGCTTCTCTGACGCGAATGGCGACGGTCTGGGCGACATCAAAGGCGTCACGGCCAAAGTCCCGTACCTGAAAGAGTTGGGAATCGACGCCGTCTGGCTGAGTCCGTTCTACCCCTCTGCGCTCGCGGACGGCGGCTACGACGTCGATGACTACCGCAATGTGGATCCGAAGCTGGGAACGCTTGAGGACTTCGACGAGATGGCCGCGGCCCTGCACGCCGCAGGCATCAAGATCGTGGTGGACATCGTCCCCAACCACTCCTCGGACCGCCACGAGTGGTTCAAGGAAGCGCTGGCCTCGCCCAAGGGCTCGGCAGCACGCGAGCGCTACATCTTCCGGGACGGACGGGGAGAGAATGGCGAGTTGCCGCCGTCGGACTGGGATTCCGTCTTCGGCGGACCCATCTGGGATCGCATCACCGAACCGGACGGCACGCCAGGCCAGTGGTACATGCACATCTTCGCCAAGGAGCAGCCGGACTTCAACTGGGAGAACCCGGAGATCCGCGAGGACTTCCTGAAGACCCTTCGTTTCTGGTCGGACCGTGGCGTGGACGGTTTCCGCATCGATGTTGCCCACGGCATGGCGAAGGACCTTTCCGAGCCGCTGCCCATGAAAGCGGACCTTGAGGCCAAAGCCCACGGCACCGATGGATTCGCCGATGGCTCCCACCCGTTCTGGGACCGCGATGAAGTTCACGAGGTCTACGCAGAGTGGCGCAAGCTCTTCAACGAGTACAACCCGCCGCGAACCGCTGTGGCAGAGGCCTGGGTCCACGAAACCCGCCGTGCCCGTTACGCCAGCCCGGAAGGGCTGGGCCAGGCGTTCAACTTCGATCTCCTGCAGTCCGATTTCGATGCCGCTTCCTTCAAGAAGATCATCACGGACAACCTGGTGGCTGCCAAGGAATCCGGCGCATCTTCCACGTGGGTCTTCTCCAACCACGACGTCGTCCGCCACGCCACCCGCTACGGCCTGCCAAAGGGTGGCTCCGTAGCGCAGGGAACCAACGCTGCCCAGGATGTCACCGGCGGCACCAAGGGCCAGGACGGCAAAGGATGGCTGTTGGCTGGCGCGCCGGCTGAAGAGCTCGACGTCGAACTCGGCTTGCGTCGTGCCCGCGCGGCAACGCTCCTGCTGCTCGCGCTTCCCGGCTCGGCTTACCTTTACCAAGGTGAAGAGCTGGGTTTGCGTGAAGTGTCGGAAATTCCCGACGCCGAGCGTCAGGACCCGTCCTTCTTCCGCAACCCTGGCGTTGAGATCGGCCGCGACGGTTGCCGCGTGCCGTTGCCGTGGACCGCGGAAGGCTCATCCTTCGGCTTTGGTGCCGGTGGGGCGCACTTGCCGCAGCCGGAGTGGTTCCAGGACTACGCAGTAGCCAAGCAGGAGGGAGTGGAGGGTTCCACCTTGGAGCTTTACCGTGAAGCACTCCGTCTGCGCAGTGACCTGCAGGCCGACGAGGAACTCGAATGGGTTGAGACCGGCAACCAGGACGTGTTGCACTTCAGCCGCCCCGGTGGCTGGCACACGGTGACCAACTTCGGCAGTGATCCTGTTGAGCTTCCCGAGGGCGGGGTCGTTGTGTCCAGCGGGCCGCTGGACAACGGCAAGCTCCCGGCCGACACCACTGCGTGGGTTGTCCGCAACTCCTAA